CATCGCGCAGCGTTTCCGGCGACATACCTTCAGGATAGGCGCCAACCACCATAAAATCCTCACTGGCGTGGACCTGTTTATGGCCGACACCTGCCGGAACCAGTACCGCATCGCCTTCGCGCAGCGTCACCATACGGCCACTGTCTCCGCCAAATAACACTTCCGCCCAACCCGCCGCGACACCCAGCACTTCATGGGTGTTCGGGTGGTAATGGGTATAAGGGAAGATCGGATAACGCCAGGCTGCGGGCCAGCCGTTATCGGTAAAGGTTTTTTCAAACCAGGCGGCGGTATCCTGGTTTTCATCGTCGTCGTCATCAGGTGCGACGCCCGGCCAGATAATCAGCGGCAGCGGGTTGTTCGGCACACCGCCGGACGGGATCGATAACATAAGATGCTGCGGGTTACTGGAAGCCCCTGCGGAAAAGGTGCCAGCGGCGAAAGACATCAGTAACAGCAGGCTGGATGGGTAGACAGTCATACTCTTTCTCCGGTTAGCCACATGCTAATAGTGTGGCAAAATCGCATGACAATACAATGTGCTCAGGTCCGCAAAATTCACATAAAAGCATGATTTTGCTAACTAAAGCCAAATTAATGATTAACCTCTTTAACATTTCGAGCGCAACACCCGGCGCAGGGCGATTTACCGCGCAACTGTTATAAAAAATCTGCACTGATCTGTGTCTGCAACTCTTCACTGTTACATGCTTTACTGGCAGGCAGTGAAAGAGAGGTGAACAATGGACGCCATTAAACAAATCCTGATTGATGAAATCGCTACCCTGAACCGTGAAGAACGCCGCGATAATCGGCCGCGTTTTAGCTTTTCGTTTCTGAAAACCCATCCGGGGCTGTGGGGAGTGATGTACCTGTGTTACGCGCTGTGCGTCGCACTGATTTTTTCCACCGAGATGCTTGGCTGGCCCGCATTCTGGTTCGCCACCGCGTTTGTGCTGGTGATGAGCTTTCTGATGCTGCTGGATATCAATCCAAAGTATCGTTTCGAGGATATTGATGCGCTGGATCTGCGCGTTTGCTACAACGGCGAGTGGTATTACATTCAGCCGGTATCGCAGCAGGGTATCTCGAAGATTCTGGATAACCCCGGCACGCCGGATCGGGTGCGCAGCGGCATTCATCGCCTGATGCAGCAGAAAGGTGAGGTGGATTTTTACGACGTGTATTACCTGACCTGGGGCCACCAGCAAGCCTCGCAGGTGTAAAAAAACACCCCCGTAGCGGCGCGATTTATCGCGCGCCCTGGACCTTAAAAACGCGCGATAATCGCGCCGCTACGGGTGCAATTGTTTGATTAACTGCCCTAATTTCTCCACCGCCGCTTCGGCGCGCGCATCCCACGGCCAGGCGGTATTGAAGCGGAAGCAGTGGCGAAAATCTTCGCTGCTGGAAAACAACTGCCCCGGCGCGATGCTAATCCCTTCTTTTAACGCCAGATGATACAGCTGCGTAGTATTGATACCGGCGGGTAAGGCTACCCATAAAAAGTAACCCCCAGGGGTATCGCTGATGCTGGTCTCGGCAGGCAGCACCTGCTGTAGCGCCGCGCGCGCCAGCTGTTTGCGTTTCGCCAGCGTCTGACGCAGTCGCTTCAGATGGCTGTCGTAACTGCGGGTGGAGAGGAAATCCGCTAGTGCCAGCTGCATCGGTGCGCTGGTGGAAAGCGTACTCATCAGTTGGATACGCTGGACGCGCTGGGCATGTCTACCCGCTGCCACCCAGCCAATACGAAACCCCGCCACCAGATTTTTGGAGAAGCTGCCGCAATGCATCACGTCGCCGTTACGATCAAAGGCTTTCGCCGGGAGCGGCTTTTCGTCACCAATCCACAGTTCGCTGTACACATCATCTTCAATCAGCGCCACGCCGTAGCGCGCCAGCAGCGCAACCAGCTGCTCCTTGCGCGCATGGCTTAAGGTGAAGCCGAGCGGGTTTTGCCGGTTGGTCATCAGCCAGCAGGCTTTTACCGGCCAGCGCTGTAACGCCTGTTCCAGTTCACCAAAATCAATCCCCTGCTCCACGTCGCTGGCGACGGCAATCGCATTCAGTTTCAGGCGCTCAATCGCCTGCAACGCGCCATAGAAAGAGGGATTCTCAATTACCACCCAGTCGCCCGGTTCGGTCACCGCCTGTAAGCTCAGGTTAAGCGCTTCCATCGCACCGTTAGTGATCACGATGTCATCCGGCGAGATGGTTATGCCCTGCTGCGCATAGCGCTGGGCAAGGATTTTGCGCAAATCAGCGTTACCCGGCGGCAGGTTGTTGAGCGCATCGGTCGGTTTCAGGTTATGTGAGACTTTCACCAGCGAACGCATCAGCTGGCGTTGCGGAAACAGCTCG
This genomic stretch from Pantoea cypripedii harbors:
- a CDS encoding YlaC family protein encodes the protein MDAIKQILIDEIATLNREERRDNRPRFSFSFLKTHPGLWGVMYLCYALCVALIFSTEMLGWPAFWFATAFVLVMSFLMLLDINPKYRFEDIDALDLRVCYNGEWYYIQPVSQQGISKILDNPGTPDRVRSGIHRLMQQKGEVDFYDVYYLTWGHQQASQV
- a CDS encoding cupin domain-containing protein is translated as MTVYPSSLLLLMSFAAGTFSAGASSNPQHLMLSIPSGGVPNNPLPLIIWPGVAPDDDDDENQDTAAWFEKTFTDNGWPAAWRYPIFPYTHYHPNTHEVLGVAAGWAEVLFGGDSGRMVTLREGDAVLVPAGVGHKQVHASEDFMVVGAYPEGMSPETLRDEPRFLRTSQQQIQRVPMPQRDPFTGGEGAMTEIWLPVTQQLVHR
- a CDS encoding PLP-dependent aminotransferase family protein; translation: MAKYQQLVDQLREQIEANIWQPGEKLPSLRQQADQSGLSLMTVMHAYEVLESQGWILSKPQSGYYIAPRAAAPRPRLPTQTVARPEQTDTNSFVFDVLQATRDPAIMPFGSAFPDPELFPQRQLMRSLVKVSHNLKPTDALNNLPPGNADLRKILAQRYAQQGITISPDDIVITNGAMEALNLSLQAVTEPGDWVVIENPSFYGALQAIERLKLNAIAVASDVEQGIDFGELEQALQRWPVKACWLMTNRQNPLGFTLSHARKEQLVALLARYGVALIEDDVYSELWIGDEKPLPAKAFDRNGDVMHCGSFSKNLVAGFRIGWVAAGRHAQRVQRIQLMSTLSTSAPMQLALADFLSTRSYDSHLKRLRQTLAKRKQLARAALQQVLPAETSISDTPGGYFLWVALPAGINTTQLYHLALKEGISIAPGQLFSSSEDFRHCFRFNTAWPWDARAEAAVEKLGQLIKQLHP